Below is a genomic region from Roseovarius arcticus.
AAAGATCGCCGTAAGGATCAGGAAACGGCCTGAGAGTGAATTCATCTTGCCCTCCTGCCCCTAGGGTCGCCTATGGCAGCCAGCGCTGCACAAAGCGCACCGCGCGCTTGACGCAGATACTATCAAATAGGCGCGGGCTAAAATAGGCTCCAGCGGCACGTTTGTTGACTTCTCCGATGGTGGGATAGGGGGCGACCATGGCGGCAATCTGGCTCATCTTCATGTCGTTTGCCAGCGCCAAAGCCCACAGCCCGATCAGCTCGCCCGCCTGTTCACCGGCAATGGACGCGCCTAACGGGCGGCCACGAACGACCATGACCTTGATCAGGCCGCGCGTCTTGCGTTCGGCGATGGCGCGGTCGTTATGCTCATATTCAAAACGCACGACCTCCAGCTTATCACCATGCTCCTCGCGGGCCTGCGCCTCGGTCAGGCCGACCTGCGCCAGCTCGGGCGCGGTGTAGGTGGCCCACGGAATGTGGCTGGTTTTCGCTTTGGCGGGCAGGCCCAGCACGGCCGAGCGGATGATGATGCCTGCATGATAGCTTGCAACATGGGTAAATTGCAGCCCACCTGCGACGTCGCCAATGGCATAGACGCGCGAGTTGGTGGTTTTTAGCCGGTCGTCAACCTTGATACCGCGTTTGGTAGTCTCGATGCCCGCTTTATCGAGGTTCAGCTTGTCGACATTGCTCTTGCGGCCCACCGCCATCAGCAAGTGAGAGCCCTTGAAAACGCGCCCATCCTTAGCCTCGACCTCAATGTTGCCCGCCTTGCCGCGTATCTCGGCAGCCAGCGCATCTTCGGCTATTTCAATGCCTTCCTCGCGCAGCGTATCCAGCACGATCGCGGCGGTTTCGGGATCGTCATTGGCGAGCGCCTTGGCGCCCTCGATCACCGTCACTTTGCAGCCAAGCCGCCGATGCGCCTGCGCCATTTCCATGCCGATAGGGCCGCCCCCTACGATTAGCAGATGCTCGGGTTGAGTACGCAAATCGAACAGCGTCTCATTTGTCAAATACGGCACGCTATCCAGACCCGGAATGGGCGGCACAAGCGGGGACGAGCCGGTGGCGATCACGATGCGGCGGGCCTTGATGACTGTATCGCCGGCCTGCACCTCGGTATCCGAGATAAACTCTCCGTATTCTTGAATCACTTGCACGCCCAGTCCTTCGAACCGCTCGACGCTGTCGACGGGCGCGATGGTGGCGATGACATCCGCAACATGATCCTTGGCGGCAGCATAGTCGACGCCTGGCACCACATTGGCCACGCCGTAGCGCGCCGCATGGGACTGCGCATAAGCCGCCTTGCCCGACGCGATCAGCGCCTTGGACGGCACGCAGCCGTAGTTCAAACAATCGCCGCCCATTTTGTGCCCTTCCAGCAGGACGACACGCGCGCCCATCTGGACCGCGCCCGCCGCAACCGACAGACCGCCCGAGCCTGCACCGATCACCAAAATATCTGTCTCAATCCGTTTCATGCCTCAAATACCTTTCTTGCCGCGTACGGCCTTTATAATGATCGGCAGCGCGGCGAGCGCACTGAGGCCCAGAAGAGGCGCGATAATCTGCGGCTCCCACAGCAGGCTAAGGTCGGGGCTGTCGCCGCGATCGAATACCTCGCCAAGGCCGACACCGATCCATGTAAAGACCAGCGCTCCGGGGATAATGCCAATCACGGTCGTCAGCACAAAATTGCGGAATTTGACGCCCACCAAGGCGGGCAGCAGATTGGCGACAAAAAACGGTACCGCCGGAACAAGGCGCATCAGAAACAGCACGCTAATCTCGTTCTCGTTCAGCCCGTCCTTGATTTTCTTTAGCGTGCCGTCGCTCGCGTCCAGCCGCGCGGCCAGCGTTTTGCCCAGCCCCATGCGGGCGGCCTGAAAAATGGCGATAGCGCCCAGCGAAGCGGCCGTCACATTGAATGTGGTTCCCCATATGATGCCAAAAAGAAACCCGCCAGTGACCGACGCGACTGCTGCACCGGGCAGCGAAAATGCCACGATGACAAAATAGATCGCCACGAACCCTGCGACCATCAGCGCGAAATGCGCGTCGCGAAAGGCCAGCAGCGCCTCGCGGTTCTCGCGCAGCGTGTCAAAGCTGAGGTAGTCGCGCAAGGTGAAGGCGCCAATGGCCGCCACCAGCACAATCAGCGCTAAAGGCGCATGGCGCAGCACCGGGTGCTTGCGCTCCGTCTGCTGGTCGTTCTGATCGGCCTTTTGCATGTGTGGTACCTTCCT
It encodes:
- a CDS encoding dihydrolipoyl dehydrogenase family protein; translation: MKRIETDILVIGAGSGGLSVAAGAVQMGARVVLLEGHKMGGDCLNYGCVPSKALIASGKAAYAQSHAARYGVANVVPGVDYAAAKDHVADVIATIAPVDSVERFEGLGVQVIQEYGEFISDTEVQAGDTVIKARRIVIATGSSPLVPPIPGLDSVPYLTNETLFDLRTQPEHLLIVGGGPIGMEMAQAHRRLGCKVTVIEGAKALANDDPETAAIVLDTLREEGIEIAEDALAAEIRGKAGNIEVEAKDGRVFKGSHLLMAVGRKSNVDKLNLDKAGIETTKRGIKVDDRLKTTNSRVYAIGDVAGGLQFTHVASYHAGIIIRSAVLGLPAKAKTSHIPWATYTAPELAQVGLTEAQAREEHGDKLEVVRFEYEHNDRAIAERKTRGLIKVMVVRGRPLGASIAGEQAGELIGLWALALANDMKMSQIAAMVAPYPTIGEVNKRAAGAYFSPRLFDSICVKRAVRFVQRWLP
- a CDS encoding TVP38/TMEM64 family protein; amino-acid sequence: MQKADQNDQQTERKHPVLRHAPLALIVLVAAIGAFTLRDYLSFDTLRENREALLAFRDAHFALMVAGFVAIYFVIVAFSLPGAAVASVTGGFLFGIIWGTTFNVTAASLGAIAIFQAARMGLGKTLAARLDASDGTLKKIKDGLNENEISVLFLMRLVPAVPFFVANLLPALVGVKFRNFVLTTVIGIIPGALVFTWIGVGLGEVFDRGDSPDLSLLWEPQIIAPLLGLSALAALPIIIKAVRGKKGI